CCAGCTCTTCCTCGATGGCGGCTTTGACCGAGACCTGGCCGGCAATGTCTGTCCACTGGACGGGAGGGCTGCAGTCGACGATTTTGTTGTTCACCAGCTCTAGGATCAGGGGGTCTATGTTTTTCAGCTGCTCTTCCACAGGCTGGCTGCTGAACACCTGCGGCTTGGCCTGCATCCCATGGGCGAAGGCATGGCCCTGCTCACCACCTGTGCGCTCGCCATTGGCGAGGGGCGGGGTGAACTTCTCAAAGGTCTCCCCGGGCCTCAGAGGAGCTTCCCCGGCGCCATATGGAGGGGAGACCAGGCCTTTCATGGACTGGCTGTTGTACTTCCCTACATGCTCCTCCAAGGCCACAGTCGCCGCTGCTCCCGTCGGCCTTTTCCCAGCCTTGAAGGGCAGCTGTGAGGTCTCGGTGCTTCGGCTAAAGCTGTTGCCACCACATTCACTGTTATCGGACATCGGGTACGGCGACTCAGGGGTGGACTTTGGTTGTTCATAGCTGTATTTCCTGTACCTGCCCTCAGCTTCGTCCTCCCCCCCAGGGATATCAAAGGCCTTTCGTTTCAGGGAGCCGCCCGAGTCGCTGCTGAGGGGGGGCACCGGGAGGGGGGGCAGGCTGGAGCTCTGGTAGCTATAACCAGGGATGCCTGGGGGCCGGGAGGAGGGTGGCggcggggggatgggggtgggtgcaGCAATGCCCGAGGGCAGGTAAGAGGCTGACGGGTGCGGAGGGTGGATCCCCCCGTAGCCAGGCTGAGGTGGGTAGCCACCTGAAGCGTAGTTGTACATGGGACCTGAGGAGCTGTAGCCGGGGACCAGTGCAGAGGAAGGGTGTGTGGGCTGCAGGAGTCCTGAGCTGTGCAGGGCTgacgggtggggagggggaagtgctggagctggctggctgcagtaGCCTGATGGCAGGTAGGTGCCACTGTAGCCTGAGGTATACTCCTGAGCCGAGCCAAGGCCGCTGGAGCCGGTGGCTCCTCCACACGAGTTAGTGGAATAAATGGGGTCTGCGAGGTTGCCCGAGACAACAGGGGAGCTGCCAACGCCTACAGGCCCGTTTCCAAGGGCGGAAGGAACGACCCCCTTGGAGCCAGACAGTCCATCGTGCATGGCATTCAGGGGGTAGGCACCGTCCGAGCTGTGCGACATTGGCCACGGCTCCACGTCAGCTTTCTGCCCATTGAGTGGCCCAAAGGCTCCATCCCCGTAGCTGTTCAGCACCGGCCTCTCATAGGGCGAGTCCAGCACTCCTGAGTACTTCTCCGCATACCTCTTGAGGAGGTTGGAGGCCGTCAGCGCGGAGATGTCGTCGTTGGCCCAGGCATAATGGAAGCGCTGCCGGCTGCTGTGGTAGAGGTCAGATTTGTGGGCTGgtgaggaggtggtggaggagaCATCGAGGTGCTGCTCTGGCCACTGGTTCAGGGGCTGGGCATGCTCTGGTGTCCAGTGCATCTtcaacagagctggggacagggaaACAGAGGTAGAAAGGGTTAAATGTGGCCCTGGAGTAGAGCGGTCCTGCTGAAATGGAGGCAGGTTTAAACGTACAAGGCTCAGCACCCGATCCTTCTCAGTTTGCTAAATGTAAAGAGGGTCCCGGCTACATGATAGGGTTCCCTGGGGTGTCTTCAGCACAGAAGAGGCCAAGAACCCCTCACCTAAATAAACTGGCCCAATCTCTAGATGTGCAGAGCAGGCAAACTCCCCACTAAAGTTCACAGGAGCTGAGGGCAATTAGCACCTTGGACAAGCAGGCTAGTGGTAGTCCGAGCCTGCCTTCAGACACTAAAGTTTGAATATTTTAGCAAAAGGCTCCGTGATGTTCATAGAGCCCCCTTTGAGGCTGGGTCAGCTTCTCTTTAGGAGTGTTTCTATGCCcaatgatggggggagggggatcttttctttttcaagctgaatcAGGATTCAAGACAAAAATGTTTAAGTTACACTGGGAAAACATGTAGTGACCGAGGCAGCCCCAATTAT
This DNA window, taken from Chelonoidis abingdonii isolate Lonesome George chromosome 26, CheloAbing_2.0, whole genome shotgun sequence, encodes the following:
- the FIGNL2 gene encoding fidgetin-like protein 2, coding for MHWTPEHAQPLNQWPEQHLDVSSTTSSPAHKSDLYHSSRQRFHYAWANDDISALTASNLLKRYAEKYSGVLDSPYERPVLNSYGDGAFGPLNGQKADVEPWPMSHSSDGAYPLNAMHDGLSGSKGVVPSALGNGPVGVGSSPVVSGNLADPIYSTNSCGGATGSSGLGSAQEYTSGYSGTYLPSGYCSQPAPALPPPHPSALHSSGLLQPTHPSSALVPGYSSSGPMYNYASGGYPPQPGYGGIHPPHPSASYLPSGIAAPTPIPPPPPSSRPPGIPGYSYQSSSLPPLPVPPLSSDSGGSLKRKAFDIPGGEDEAEGRYRKYSYEQPKSTPESPYPMSDNSECGGNSFSRSTETSQLPFKAGKRPTGAAATVALEEHVGKYNSQSMKGLVSPPYGAGEAPLRPGETFEKFTPPLANGERTGGEQGHAFAHGMQAKPQVFSSQPVEEQLKNIDPLILELVNNKIVDCSPPVQWTDIAGQVSVKAAIEEELVWPILRPGAYTGESRLPRTILLFGPRGAGKTLLSRCISTQLGSTFLNLSGTALLSKWKGEAEKILQTVFFVASCRQPSVVLISEVESLLVACAGEEAPQVSGLKSQLLSYLDNIATSAEQNVVIIGTTTRPSNVDEASQRRFTKRFYISPPDSIARRQILHHTLAQQNYCLSEREMASLVQHTESYSGSELIQLCQQAGPTKLHSLPGQLQPTSYKDFENAFCKIRPTVSQKELDLYVEWDKMYGSRH